From one Solanum lycopersicum chromosome 12, SLM_r2.1 genomic stretch:
- the LOC101251067 gene encoding NAC domain-containing protein 76 isoform X2 gives MMSGSTNGHLSVPPGFRFHPTDEELLYYYLRKKVSYEAIDLDVIREVDLNKLEPWDLKEICRIGSGPQNEWYFFSHKDKKYPTGTRTNRATTAGFWKATGRDKAIYLSNSKRIGMRKTLVFYTGRAPHGQKTDWIMHEYRLDDNNAEVEEEGWVVCRVFKKKNYARGFQHDIGEQDHEPQLSFTDPMKGGTSKQNIQQQLQTASSCYDNYQSSFDGSMHLPQLLSPDLTLPCPSLVPPPLSNHNLLRLTSTSAPNFNFPQQHDKFSGDWSFLDKLLASSNQAVVIQSQALTTDLVNPTNSQKYPIFNHHAFDHDIMKFSK, from the exons ATGATGTCTGGATCAACAAACGGGCACCTTTCAGTTCCTCCAGGGTTTCGTTTTCATCCAACGGACGAAGaacttctttattattatctaaGGAAGAAAGTATCGTATGAAGCAATAGATTTGGATGTTATTAGAGAAGTGGATCTTAACAAACTTGAACCATGGGATCTTAAAg AAATATGTAGAATTGGATCAGGTCCACAGAAtgaatggtattttttcagTCACAAGGACAAGAAATACCCTACTGGAACTCGAACGAATCGAGCTACGACAGCTGGATTTTGGAAGGCTACAGGGAGAGATAAAGCAATATATCTTAGCAACTCCAAAAGAATTGGGATGAGGAAAACTCTTGTATTTTACACAGGACGTGCCCCTCATGGCCAAAAAACTGATTGGATCATGCATGAATATCGACTCGATGACAACAATGCTGAAGTAGAG GAAGAGGGGTGGGTTGTTTGTAGGGTATTCAAGAAGAAGAACTACGCAAGGGGTTTCCAACACGATATTGGAGAACAAGATCACGAGCCACAATTATCTTTTACAGATCCTATGAAAGGTGgaacttcaaaacaaaatatccAACAACAACTGCAAACCGCGTCGTCTTGCTATGACAACTATCAATCATCCTTTGATGGTTCAATGCATCTTCCTCAATTGCTTAGTCCCGACTTAACACTGCCATGTCCATCACTCGTCCCTCCTCCGTTGAGTAATCACAACTTATTGAGACTAACATCAACATCAGCACCTAATTTTAATTTCCCTcaacaacatgataaatttagtGGTGATTGGTCTTTCTTGGATAAACTTCTTGCTTCATCAAATCAAGCCGTTGTGATACAATCTCAGGCACTTACAACAGATTTGGTTAACCCTACAAACTCACAAAAATATCCAATATTTAATCACCATGCGTTTGATCACGATATTATGAAATTCTCAAAGTAA
- the LOC101251067 gene encoding NAC domain-containing protein 76 isoform X1: protein MMSGSTNGHLSVPPGFRFHPTDEELLYYYLRKKVSYEAIDLDVIREVDLNKLEPWDLKEICRIGSGPQNEWYFFSHKDKKYPTGTRTNRATTAGFWKATGRDKAIYLSNSKRIGMRKTLVFYTGRAPHGQKTDWIMHEYRLDDNNAEVEPLQEEGWVVCRVFKKKNYARGFQHDIGEQDHEPQLSFTDPMKGGTSKQNIQQQLQTASSCYDNYQSSFDGSMHLPQLLSPDLTLPCPSLVPPPLSNHNLLRLTSTSAPNFNFPQQHDKFSGDWSFLDKLLASSNQAVVIQSQALTTDLVNPTNSQKYPIFNHHAFDHDIMKFSK from the exons ATGATGTCTGGATCAACAAACGGGCACCTTTCAGTTCCTCCAGGGTTTCGTTTTCATCCAACGGACGAAGaacttctttattattatctaaGGAAGAAAGTATCGTATGAAGCAATAGATTTGGATGTTATTAGAGAAGTGGATCTTAACAAACTTGAACCATGGGATCTTAAAg AAATATGTAGAATTGGATCAGGTCCACAGAAtgaatggtattttttcagTCACAAGGACAAGAAATACCCTACTGGAACTCGAACGAATCGAGCTACGACAGCTGGATTTTGGAAGGCTACAGGGAGAGATAAAGCAATATATCTTAGCAACTCCAAAAGAATTGGGATGAGGAAAACTCTTGTATTTTACACAGGACGTGCCCCTCATGGCCAAAAAACTGATTGGATCATGCATGAATATCGACTCGATGACAACAATGCTGAAGTAGAG CCATTGCAGGAAGAGGGGTGGGTTGTTTGTAGGGTATTCAAGAAGAAGAACTACGCAAGGGGTTTCCAACACGATATTGGAGAACAAGATCACGAGCCACAATTATCTTTTACAGATCCTATGAAAGGTGgaacttcaaaacaaaatatccAACAACAACTGCAAACCGCGTCGTCTTGCTATGACAACTATCAATCATCCTTTGATGGTTCAATGCATCTTCCTCAATTGCTTAGTCCCGACTTAACACTGCCATGTCCATCACTCGTCCCTCCTCCGTTGAGTAATCACAACTTATTGAGACTAACATCAACATCAGCACCTAATTTTAATTTCCCTcaacaacatgataaatttagtGGTGATTGGTCTTTCTTGGATAAACTTCTTGCTTCATCAAATCAAGCCGTTGTGATACAATCTCAGGCACTTACAACAGATTTGGTTAACCCTACAAACTCACAAAAATATCCAATATTTAATCACCATGCGTTTGATCACGATATTATGAAATTCTCAAAGTAA